AACATGGTTGATTGTTGCATGGTATTATGGTTGATGGTTGATGATGACTTAGAGGTGTTAACTTGGTGCCATTTAGTGCCTAACTTTCCCTTGGAAACCGTAGAGTAGACGACCTTTTTGACCAAACATAGGGTTCTTGTTTCTGCATGTCCACAGAAAAGGACATTTATTTATGGGGCCTCACATTAATATTCTTGGCCCTTTAGTGCAGATTGCAAGTGTACGCTGGATACTAAAGTCTGACATCACGAAAATATGAATAAGATTTATTTTGTTCTATTGAGTGCATTATTAGTTTAATACTCAAAATATTAGCGTACAAAGAAGTATTACACTAGTACATAATCATATGCCTGGGTATGAGTTGTGTACTTTGCCTAAAAGACAGTCCCTTTAAAGGCAAATTTCCATGAAAATACACAGGCGTGCGTTTGCTGGTGCTTTCAGCTGTCACTTGTCAACCACATTGAACAGTGTCCCACCCATTAACCTATGGGATTGGGCAGTGTGTCCTTTGAAAACTGACATATCGTATGACCATAGTTTGCAAGAAAGTTACTTCTCTCGGTTTCATCGATAGCACATGCATGAGCCAAGCTATTAAATTTGTCAGTGTAAATTTGTCAAGGGTACGGCTTCAGCTTAGTTCACACCTTAATGATGTTTATAATGATGTCAATTGGTGTCGGTACATGTCATGTTTTTGTAGTAGGGACATTGCAAGAACTAGTGTTAGTTATTCAGTTTGTAGTTATGGTAATCAGGCCTTATGATGCATTTTGTCTGTTTGTTTCTTTCCATCCTAGATATAAATATTCATTCAATCTGATAAGATTTTATTAGGGATATCCCAAATCACTTCTTAAAAAGAATGACCCACTTGAgacaatttataattaatttgcgGAAAGTTAGGAGTTTTTAATGGTCATTCTACTTTTATAATGCAAAATGGAGATGCTTCAAAACAGTTGTGATAGCAGCATTCTGCCAAgactaaatagaaaaaaaacataaatattgaaTTTATTGCCTTTAATCTCAACTATTAGTCAATGATGAAATAAGTTTAATGGAAAAGCCGTTGTCAAGTAGTTCGATAAGAAGCCAGTCAAATAACGTTTCCACATTAGAGTTAATTTCAACTTGACATGTCACTATGTATTTTACCAAGTCTAACACTATTCAACTTAATAGCTGATAGTTTCCAAAATATGCCTCTGGGTCACAGTCTTAAATTCCACGGGATGTTGTGACCCTTTGAAATTTTCCTTTTGTGAGAGTCTTCATGTGTCTGAATTCAGAAACTATACATTTAATACTAACATGATCAATAACAATTAACCAAATATTTTgacttttcatttgttttaataTTGTTATCTATGATTTTATAGAGAACTTGGTTGGGAAAGGTGGTCATGCTGAAGTGTACAAAGGAAACTTACCTGATGGTCAAGTTATAGCTGTAAAGAGGCTAATGAAGAATGAAAAGGATGCTGCAGATAGAGCTGGTGATTTTTTGACAGAGCTTGGGATTATTGCACACATAAACCACACAAATGCAACACACCTTGTTGGGTTTGGTGTTGATGGAGGCCTCTTCTTTGTCCTACAATTAGCTCCGCATGGAAGTCTTAGTTCTTTGCTTTTTGGTGCGGTCTTGCATCCATTTCTTACTTCATTTTTCATGTTATCCTCCTCTTATTGTGCTTATTCTATTTTTCATGGCTAACAACGAGGTGTTCAACCTGTCAGATTCTGAAGGCCTGGACTGGGGAAAACGATTCAAGATAGCTATTGGAGTGGCTGATGGATTGCATTATCTCCATAAAGAGTGCCCAAGGCGAATCATTCATAGGGACATCAAGGCCTCCAACATATTACTAAACGAAAATTATGAAGCTGAGGTACTATGGCAGCAGCTTATAATATAAACtgattttttctaattatattcTATGTGTCTTTCTATGCAAAGAAAATAACTCGCTCTGTAATAAACTCCAGATTTCAGATTTTGGACTGGCCAAGTGGCTTCCAAATAAGTGGGCCAACCATGTTGTCTTCCCAATAGAAGGCACATTTGGGTTAGTGTTGTAGCTTCATTCACTCACATTTCCTATTGTAACCATTTTCCTAGTTTTAAAACACTACATGCATGAAATGGTTGGTTGCAGCTATTTAGCTCCGGAGTATTTTATGCATGGAATTGTGGACGAGAGAACTGATGTATTTGCATTTGGAGTTTTGCTGTTGGAGCTCATAACAGGCCGTCGTGCTGTTGATTCAGATAGCAGGCAAAGTCTTGTCACCTGGGTAAGTCTTCATAACCCTAGAGTCTCATGGAAGATCCAAAGTGAATTTCCCTTCTGAGAGAACATGGATGAGTGAGTCCTTGAAACACTTGAGGATTTGGCAAGGGAGAGTTGAAGATGTTTATATAATCTTTGCTTGCAAAATTCTGCTTATGTTTACAAATGATTTACTGTTGTCAGGCCAAGCCACTGCTGGACACAAACAATGTAAAAGACATTGCAGACCCCAGATTAGGAGAGGAATATGATCATCAAGAAATGCTGCGAGTCATGGTGACAGCTTCCATGTGTGTCCACCATGCATCCTCCAAACGGCCATTCATGAATAAGGTTAGATTAGAAGATAGAAGATgaacatattttctttttcagctTAGTTTGATGAAAACACTGTTCTAAGCCTTTGTATGCTTTGAAACTAACTTGTATCTTTGTTGACTATAGGTTGTGCAGATGCTAAACGGGGAAGAGTCAATTATAGACCTTAAGCAAAATTCAATGGCACCAAAATCTCAATTGTTAGAGGCATGTGACCTAGAAGATTATACTTGCTCAAGTTACCTAAAGGACATGAGTCGCCACATGCAACTGATCATGGAGTGACCCTTCTTCGTTAGTGAGATTTGTTGTAGGATGGAGTGATATTTATAGCAGTGTAAGTGGTTAAATCCAAAGTCGAACGTAGTGGGGGCTTGTAATTTAGCATGAACTTGTAGGGAGCATTGCTGAAGATGCAAATCATTGCTTTTGACTTTGGATTAACAATGAGAACGACTGTTTCCTCAAGCAACAATGTAATGTAGAAATGATGAACAACAGCAGCAGAGTTAGGGTAACTGTTTTGCTCTGCAGTGCCATTCACACATTTTCACCATTCGTAAATACTCCATCAAATGAAACGTGTCTCCTTTGTATTTCACCTTGGTTTGCAACTAGCAAAGATgggaaaaacaaaattgaactTTCATCACTGTCATACTCCACACACAGAAAGCTTATGAATTATATGAAAAGAAAAACTATGCACATATGGTTTTTCACAGAAATCACTTTTGCCtccatttaaaattatattttgaatataacATATATATACTTAAAATTTGATCCGTTTTAGTTGGAATGTTAATTTCTTGAGGATTAAAAGTTCCCTACAAAGTATTGATAAAATTTGTGTGATTCTTCTTCGTACAATATTTTCTCTAGAAATTACCTTTCTGCAGTTGAGAATTGCCTTGATGTTAAAAGAATAACAAAAATGAGTTATATCCTAGTGGGCTTTTTGAATTTGAGGCCCGTGTTACTAGCACTGTTCCCAAAATATTGGGCTAAGGAAGAGAACTTAAAATCGAACCATGGGCCGTGGCGAGAAATAGGTGTGGCTCAAAGAAAATCAAATATTCAGATATGGTGTCTGAAAACTGATTTATGGATGTAGATATTTGGAAACATAAATTCTGAATATTCgtaatattcaaaatataaaaaaaactccgGATCTCTACATCCGGAAGTCACTTATCAAAATAGTGAATTGTAGATGTTGAGTTAAAAAATTAGCCATCAAATAAATAGGAgcctcaattttattttatttttatgcatgTGCCTCTAttcatatatgttttttttatcattagcatttatttatcttttagatAAGTACATTAGGAAGATATGTTTTAAATATGATAACATTTTCTTAATGGTTTCTTTTTCTACcatatattattgttttttcagagaaaaaaatgttaatgagTTATACTTTATtagaaaaaacatttttatatatattagacGTTTATGTGCATTTGATAAAGGAAAAGATTATTCatcacaattattttttatgtcattCTCCCTTTCTTGAATAGGTTAATATGTagtctattttattatttaattaaatattccttaaaataagatatataaaaaaaggcGAGACTTCTACTGTTACTTTAGCAGCGTTTAAtcaaatgtctggtaaaaacaaaaacaagcaCAACTAATTATTCTGCATTTGATgcgttttaaaaataaaatttagttaaaaacaatttgtttCCAGTTAAAATggttaaatgaataaaaaaaacagaataaaacaaaatatttattttgttctatggacattaataaaatttgatctactctaattttgttttctctatttatttgaaatatttcaCTCGAGTAGAATTTAGAAAATGAATATTTGTACCAAAAACATGACAGAACTAAATAAAGATTATTTAACTTGGGAGTATTATTAGTGCGACTGATTTAGTTTTTTACAGAAAAACTGTTACTTATGTAAGTGACTACAAATTAGTTGCTTAACTGTTATGAAAATAATAGCGAAAAAATTTAACTACGAGATTCCCTAAAGGATAAGTTAAAGAGTTTGAGTTTTTGAATTATAGtagaattaataaaaaaaattctaaactataataaaaactaagaattgaagatgaagatgatttAAGGTGACATGTTCTGAAGCCCTGTCTTTATCCTCATCTCTTTGCAATTacttgttcatcttgttttctCTTTTATCCTATTTCCCTTTTACGTCAGTTTCCTTAGTATTTCACATTTACTTTTATGTCACCAATAGCATCTAGTATTTCCTTTCACTTGTGCTTTGTCGGTAGTTTAATTAGTAAGAACTAGAGACATTTAGTGTGTGACGAGTTTCATTGctacaactatttttttatctgCAGATATTTGTTTGGTAATAAATATTAGGGAAACACTGATTACAAGTTTCACCAGAAAACCTTTCTACTAGGTACATAGGACTTAGGACTGACTTTAGCTTaaatgaaggaaaaaaaaacttatattgtCCTAATTCAGTAAATGGTCATTaccaaataaattttaaaaatttgcaagcaacaaaatatttatggaaaagAATCATATTTGCAGACAGTGCTAACGTATTCATCATTGCTGTCAATGAAGGAAAGACAACGTATGAAGTCATCAGGAAAATGTATGAAGTATCCATTGATAATAACATTATCAAGACGTgaaaatttagttaaaaaacCCTTCACTCAGTGTacgttatttattttaaaatcaatgaaaattattattacatGAAGATAGTTAAGTGTATGTGTCAAAAAAAAGATAACTGATAAtgagttttttgtttttttatcagaaaaatatACACAAGAATACATGGGATATTCCATCCATATTGAAAAACTTTCAAATATGTACATAtcaagagataaaataaaacagcAACACCGGACATTAAATTAAGATTGAGTTAATAAGAGATCATTCTATTTCCGTGTTTCACGGAAATGTTATAAACAGCAATTTTTAACACGAAGACGAATTGACAATTAAAGTAATTAAAGAAAGGGGAAGATGATACTAAAGCTAATAAGCATTTAGGAAATTGTTGTGCAAAGATTACAATGCACGAAatatttctcattttcttcagTAATTAGTTACATATCCAGCTTCCTACTGTAACTAAGACTAGCGAACTCAAAAAcctcatttttctttcttagCAGCCTAAAGGTGTTAATTATAGAGGAGGAGCTAAACTGTGCCAGAGACTATAGCTTTTGATTTGTTAGCATAACCAGAAAATTAGCAAAAGATGTTGCAGTTGATTAGATCAATAAGACTGGTGAGGCCAAATAAAGAACTCAGCTGCTGTTGTTGCTGGAGGAGGCAGTGCATTAAGCCCAGTTGCATTAGCAGAAGTGACAGTGGACACTGCTGTGCCAGCGTTGGAAGGATGAAAATGTTGGAAAAGGTTGTGATGGTAATATGCTGTTGAAGAATCAAACGGAATTCCACAAGGGATTGAAGCAATCGGCTGGTGAATGGCCGAGAAATTGATGCTGCCACTCCCGTTTCCACACTGTGGATTCTGCTGATTGCTGCTCACAGCAACTTTCTGCTCTGATTCCAGAGAAAGCTTCAAGCGTTTTGCTGCCCCACCCACTGGAAGAGAACTCTTCATTATAGCGTCCACATCATATCTATTCATCTCAAAATTGGTTACTGCATTTGCACCTCTGAACTTTATTGCTGCAATATCGTATGCCTCCGCTGCCTCCTCTTCAGTTGCTGTTACAATGTGAAGTGCCTTAGACGatgacacattttttttataacatgactatgaaagaaaagaaaagatatatACCGAATGTTCCCAGGTACAGATCTTTGTTTCCAGCTACCCGGCCAATTCTTGCTTGCCATCTACCCTGTTGATGATGCCTGCACAA
The sequence above is a segment of the Phaseolus vulgaris cultivar G19833 chromosome 2, P. vulgaris v2.0, whole genome shotgun sequence genome. Coding sequences within it:
- the LOC137811311 gene encoding receptor-like cytosolic serine/threonine-protein kinase RBK1, giving the protein MAFSRNHAKEFMSDGEGSPRAILETPVSETESETESSLDSGKEGYTLPWKSMVDVFKFKSVRKLTSIPLLSVSHDISRKGLTKKLARIRSAEEGIDIGAIPAKPSWRNFDYEELATATNNFSSENLVGKGGHAEVYKGNLPDGQVIAVKRLMKNEKDAADRAGDFLTELGIIAHINHTNATHLVGFGVDGGLFFVLQLAPHGSLSSLLFDSEGLDWGKRFKIAIGVADGLHYLHKECPRRIIHRDIKASNILLNENYEAEISDFGLAKWLPNKWANHVVFPIEGTFGYLAPEYFMHGIVDERTDVFAFGVLLLELITGRRAVDSDSRQSLVTWAKPLLDTNNVKDIADPRLGEEYDHQEMLRVMVTASMCVHHASSKRPFMNKVVQMLNGEESIIDLKQNSMAPKSQLLEACDLEDYTCSSYLKDMSRHMQLIME